In the Carassius auratus strain Wakin chromosome 50, ASM336829v1, whole genome shotgun sequence genome, one interval contains:
- the LOC113067219 gene encoding iroquois-class homeodomain protein irx-3-like, with protein sequence MSLPQLGYKYIRPLSSTERHAALGAPGSLSSVLSCVYGAPFSSAFLPYSSDLSILNQLGSQYEFKDSPGIQHAGFPHAPFYPYGHQYQFGDPSRPKNATRESTSTLKAWLSEHRKNPYPTKGEKIMLAIITKMTLTQVSTWFANARRRLKKENKMTWVPKTRTDEEGNVYTSDNEDGDKRDEDEEIDLENIDTENIEDKQDCDYQDEEKSASKVSDSEEYDDAGAEKSFIHDIMKDRRDTNPDEGEEDQIKKSPAAQEPSDNASPPQKPKIWSLAETATAPDSPKKSSWIQRNCEAQTARNPLHVQNWTKMAFSAHQMALTSHYLGLKPQSASHIHMKHREHRTHSL encoded by the exons ATGTCTCTCCCGCAGCTCGGCTATAAGTACATCAGACCGCTGTCCTCCACGGAGCGGCACGCGGCGCTCGGTGCACCGGGCTCTCTCTCCAGCGTGCTCTCCTGCGTGTACGGAGCTCCGTTCTCCAGCGCCTTCCTGCCCTACTCCAGCGACCTCTCCATCCTCAACCAGCTG GGCTCCCAGTACGAGTTTAAAGACAGTCCTGGGATTCAGCACGCAGGGTTTCCTCACGCACCCTTCTACCCGTACGGACACCAGTATCAGTTTGGGGATCCGTCCCGACCCAAGAACGCCACCCGCGAGAGCACCAGCACCCTGAAGGCCTGGCTCAGCGAACACCGCAAAAACCCTTACCCCACCAAAGGAGAGAAGATCATGCTGGCCATCATCACCAAGATGACCCTCACCCAGGTGTCCACCTGGTTCGCCAACGCGCGCAGAAGACTCAAAAAAGAGAATAAGATGACGTGGGTTCCCAAAACGAGAACCGACGAGGAAGGAAACGTGTACACGAGTGACAACGAGGACGGAGACAAGAGGGACGAGGACGAGGAAATAGACCTGGAGAACATAGACACGGAGAACATCGAAGACAAGCAGGATTGTGATTATCAGGACGAGGAAAAATCAGCGTCTAAAGTTTCTGATTCTGAGGAATATGATGACGCAGGAGCTGAGAAGAGTTTTATCCATGATATCATGAAAGACAGAAGAGACACAAACCCAGATGAGGGAGAGGAGGATCAAATCAAAAAGAGTCCCGCGGCACAAGAGCCCTCAGATAATGCGAGTCCGCCTCAGAAACCAAAGATCTGGTCTTTGGCTGAAACCGCGACGGCGCCGGACAGTCCCAAAAAGTCCTCGTGGATTCAGAGGAACTGTGAGGCTCAGACAGCCAGGAATCCCCTCCATGTTCAAAACTGGACCAAAATGGCTTTTTCAGCCCATCAGATGGCGTTAACCAGCCATTACCTCGGACTCAAACCCCAGAGCGcctcacacatacacatgaaGCACCGCGAGCACAGGACTCACAGCCTATGA